GAGGGCTTTGTAGCTAGTTTGGATCCGCAATTGGAACACACGTATTGGAACGGTACACCAGCTACTGAGTAGCAGCCAAAGGACATTTTACATTGTGAACAAACTATTAACGATATTGATGGTTGTAATGTTTTTATGTCATCACCACCTGCTAGTATACCTAGGGCTTTATCGAACCATTTCTCACGTGCTTCAACATCTTGAgtcttctgtttctcattTGTGCgcaattgttccaattccaTCTTAAGCTTCTCTAGTTGTTCATGCTTCGCTTTCACTTCATCGTCCATTAGTAACATTAAATCATCAGATCCACTTTCACCGCTGGAGTACCGTTGAATTAGTGAGTTAGTGTGATAGAAATTcgttttctgtttcaattcctcCATCTTCTCTTGATGTAAGGATATTAATGCTGAGAGCCTCGACTCATATTTTTTATTGAGCATGAGATAGAATCTTGTTATGGCAAGCCTTATGCATATTAGTAAAGCTAGTGCTACAATGCTGCATAAGATAGCACGCGAAGATGAATACTTCAAATAAACATATGCAATTATGCAAACCAATAACgtcaaataataataagTTACTGTTGCACGTAAACTTTTGGCTCTATCTTCGATTCCCTTCAATTTCGTTTCGTAGTCATGTATCTTATTCGTTATGGAAGATAAGTCTTTGTTATACCTTTGAACTAACTTCTTAACATCATTATCGCCACTTACAATCTTTCGTACGGCGCTCAACATGTTAAGGTATCAATATCTACTTCCCTTTGATGTCCGATCTCGAGAAACCCTTTATTTTAGGTAgtccatttttttttacatAGTTGTTTGTAGGCTATAATGATCCTTTAAATATCAAATCCATGTTATTTCTAAATCATATTGACgaaaaattattgaaattgaagaattcgGGAACAGACGATGGAATGACGCCAAAACAAGTCAGTTTGGGTTTCTTAAAACCTTATATATCCATACAAATATCGCTTGGATACTGCCTTTGCACCCAAACTTCTAGTTATGCCAAGTGTGGATATTTCCGTTAATCAATTGATAGATATATTCGCGGAAGATCGCGATACACCACCGACAGTAAGTACATCCTTAGGTCATGTCATGATAGAAATTCAAGGAGACTTGCAACATCCACAGAAGTCAATTGATCCTGCATTGGATGTGGACTCAAGGTTTATAGAGCATGAAGGAAATGGATTGGTACGATTTGGCATATTATCCTACGATCTGGAAACAAAACACGTTACGCTCTTTATTGGGAACAAACAAAGACTTATGGGTTCCATTGTAAAAATTGAGCCACCATTGGGACTCTTGAAATTTGACAAAGCTGATGGAACTGTTAGCCTGCGAGACGTACTCAAATATAAGATAATATTCAAGAATAGACCGCTTCCGATTATGTAGAAATAAAGACTTCTTAAGAACGTATTCTCTAACTATAAACAATGCATAAGGAGGATGATTTGGATTATAATTTCCAACCTGTGGTTAAGTTTAACTCATTGAGTCTTGATTGATTAAATACAGGGAATGGATGGGCCTCAGTATTAAATACAATCTTGCTTAGCTCAACATCATCGTCGAACAAAAGGTaaagatatttcaaagtctCTGCTAGCCAGAAACTCTCAAGATTGTCAGCTTTGTCTGTTGGTAATGAAATAACATTATGCAACGAAGTGTATGCGACCTTTTCTTCGCCATCCGCCGCGACTTTAATGACTTTAGTATGCTTGATGAAATTGCTAAAGATTTCCCATCCCCAGTGTCTATATTGTTCATTTCCTGATAAATGATACAAAAACATTAGAGATTCGACAGTTTCTGGGCGTTGGATGTTGTGTTTGTCAAAGGGCTTTACGAAATAGTCTTCGGACTCAGATCTCCACCAGTTAGGTTCAGCGTTAGGGTAGTTACTATTGAAAACAACGATTTCTGGTGACAATCCTGATGGGATTTGGTGATACATTTCATAACAAGACTTTGTCAAATCCTCAGCGAGTTCCCAGTCATTTTGTTTCGTAGGATTCCAGTCAGGACCATTCGCAGCTTCAGAGTATGGTTTACCATTCGTGGCTCCCATCGCTAATAACCCACCCATGAAACATACCAAATGGTCGAATTTGGACGATGTTGGTCCAGCTAAGCCATAATCCTTCTCCCCAATGTATTTAAGATGCAATTGACCTTTACTCTCGCCTAGTAGATGCCTCTTCATACTATCCATCGAAAAATCGTAGAGCTTTCTGTAGAGAACTTCACCGGTAAGtaaattttgtttcaagaGATATTCGTAAAACGAGTCTCCACGAGAACCAAATCTAATTATTGATCCTTGGAAAACACCGGTATCTGGATTGGTGAAGATAGGGATTAGTCCCTGGTAGTGGCGTCCTACTAGATTGTTATTCCTGTATAGTGGATCGTAAACCTTCTCACACAATTTCCAGTAAGTAGTATTACCTGTGATGTAactcaaatatttcaattccatcTGTAAAGTCGTAAATTCAGCAGTAGAAGAGGCACCATTATCGGCATGATTCTTAATAGCTTTGCCAGATGCTAAATTTATACTCGAATATGGAATTCCGGTCTCAGACTGAAGGAATGAAGGCACTAGCCTATCAGCAAGATCGATCGCTTTTTCTAAATACACCGTGGAATTACCGATATGGTACGTTTCTGAGCAATAGTAGGAGGAAAGAAGACCTCCCAGCATTCTAATAGTGGTTTCGAAAAGGTTGACTTCGGAGTCAACATTATAATCTAAAGTGTTTTTGATCCAACTTTCGGctatatttatttcttcCGCAAAGCGTTTCCTGTGAGTATCATCTTTAGTCTTATTATGCATCAACATCATTGTATCAACTGAGTCAATGATGATCCATCCCAAAGGATCCCCTGATTTGCCCATGTTTCTACCCTTTTTCGAGATAGGGCCATAAACATCCAAACCCCAGCCATTTGATCTATAATCGATCCAGGATTCTAGAAAAGTTCTTTCTATGGCAAATTGAGGGTCATGAGACTTATACGTGTCTTTCAAGTACCTTAGGGTTATTTGGTACGCTAATACCGCCACCACCACACTGACGATTGGCTTAGCGATCCACCTcatttttgtctttttaTAGGGTTTGATGTTAACTTATCCCCTTTGATGTAATTCGATTTCCAAGGCAAACTAATTGGTAGGATTGTACGCAAGAGGACGGTATTTGTATCTCCTTGCTATACAGTAGGCTAATTTCAATTGTCAAGTACAGAGATAGAGCTCTCTACCGGAAACTTTCCGGAAACGTCATTAGGTTTCAGACCTTTTCTTAGGAATCTGTATAATTCTGGATgttaaaaaaatactaaaaTGAAAACCTCACCTAACATGAATAAAGGAAAGCATGGAAGTTGAGACTGGGAAGAGGGCGTTGCTATTCAAGCTAGAAATTGCGTATTTCTGTGGTACATAATAACAGCTCTTGGTGAGGGTGAACATATCATTTTGAAAGCTGTGCTTTTAATTGTCGGAATTCGACTTTGATAATAGAAGTCTGAATAAAACAGAGAAGTTTCGTTGTGGAATTAGTCATTATAAAATAACCTGAATTTGGTGTTTTGAATATGAAAATATCGACAGAAGTTGGGGACTCTATACCTCCTAATACTAAGCACGCAGTGTCTGTTTGCCTTCCAACATGGGAAGCTACGGTTGGATATGAGGAAGGTGAAAGTTGGGTTGTGGAAAAGATGACAACTGGGTATCCCAGGTTTTTTATACACAAGTCAATTCAAAGACTATGCAATGTGTTAAAGGAAAAATATGCAAAGCAGGACGAGACGTGTCTTGTGTTCCCCAGTTATGAAGTGGCAAAGCGATGCCGTGAATTTTGCAAAGTTAAGAATAAGGATACTTTAAGAAATAAGATCAGAATATTGCAGTTAGCCACCTCCAAAcctttgaacaaagaagaagaatcatgGAGAAGAGAATGTAAAATTGCTGTAGTATTTGCTAAATCCGAGCTGTATCCACTATTGAAGCAATACTGGCAACATAGTGGTGAAATTATATCATCCAGATTGGCAGAGTACGTGTTAGACGAATtatttgaagttgaaaataaagatGGTAAAATGGTCGCCAAGCAAGGTGAAGAGTTTGTTGAACGTAGATTTGGCAGAAGTTTAGATTTTTCATATGCCAATAGAGCCAAATTACTAATCAAGAGACGTATTGCGAGGAAAGTAGTGGACGTCGAAGAGGATGATGAGCAACCCACACAGACCAATGACGCTAACAGTGTCAATCATAATTCTTTGACGAGAGTGAATGTCATCCACGAGGAACAAGATGGTACTTCGACATTTGATCACACAGCTGACTCTTCTGCTGAAGATATAGTCAGAGTGCAGTTCTTAGGtgctgatgatga
The genomic region above belongs to Kluyveromyces lactis strain NRRL Y-1140 chromosome B complete sequence and contains:
- the CTF8 gene encoding Ctf8p (similar to uniprot|P38877 Saccharomyces cerevisiae YHR191C CTF8 Subunit of a complex with Ctf18p that shares some subunits with Replication Factor C and is required for sister chromatid cohesion), producing MPSVDISVNQLIDIFAEDRDTPPTVSTSLGHVMIEIQGDLQHPQKSIDPALDVDSRFIEHEGNGLVRFGILSYDLETKHVTLFIGNKQRLMGSIVKIEPPLGLLKFDKADGTVSLRDVLKYKIIFKNRPLPIM
- the MNS1 gene encoding mannosyl-oligosaccharide 1,2-alpha-mannosidase (similar to uniprot|P32906 Saccharomyces cerevisiae YJR131W MNS1 Alpha-1 2-mannosidase involved in N-linked oligosaccharide biosynthesis catalyzes the removal of one mannose residue from Man9GlcNAc to produce a single isomer of Man8GlcNAc integral to the ER membrane); translated protein: MRWIAKPIVSVVVAVLAYQITLRYLKDTYKSHDPQFAIERTFLESWIDYRSNGWGLDVYGPISKKGRNMGKSGDPLGWIIIDSVDTMMLMHNKTKDDTHRKRFAEEINIAESWIKNTLDYNVDSEVNLFETTIRMLGGLLSSYYCSETYHIGNSTVYLEKAIDLADRLVPSFLQSETGIPYSSINLASGKAIKNHADNGASSTAEFTTLQMELKYLSYITGNTTYWKLCEKVYDPLYRNNNLVGRHYQGLIPIFTNPDTGVFQGSIIRFGSRGDSFYEYLLKQNLLTGEVLYRKLYDFSMDSMKRHLLGESKGQLHLKYIGEKDYGLAGPTSSKFDHLVCFMGGLLAMGATNGKPYSEAANGPDWNPTKQNDWELAEDLTKSCYEMYHQIPSGLSPEIVVFNSNYPNAEPNWWRSESEDYFVKPFDKHNIQRPETVESLMFLYHLSGNEQYRHWGWEIFSNFIKHTKVIKVAADGEEKVAYTSLHNVISLPTDKADNLESFWLAETLKYLYLLFDDDVELSKIVFNTEAHPFPVFNQSRLNELNLTTGWKL
- the LNP1 gene encoding Lnp1p (similar to uniprot|P38878 Saccharomyces cerevisiae YHR192W), with product MLSAVRKIVSGDNDVKKLVQRYNKDLSSITNKIHDYETKLKGIEDRAKSLRATVTYYYLTLLVCIIAYVYLKYSSSRAILCSIVALALLICIRLAITRFYLMLNKKYESRLSALISLHQEKMEELKQKTNFYHTNSLIQRYSSGESGSDDLMLLMDDEVKAKHEQLEKLKMELEQLRTNEKQKTQDVEAREKWFDKALGILAGGDDIKTLQPSISLIVCSQCKMSFGCYSVAGVPFQYVCSNCGSKLATKPSNTAAPASSKSEASDTLHEVPELEEK